In the genome of Halapricum salinum, one region contains:
- a CDS encoding DUF7344 domain-containing protein, producing MSETATTDASSTTPPVSVPETAHPLGQDDQETTEELTVDVIFEALKNERRRRVIKYLEAQDGRTELSDVAERIAAEENDKSIQEITYDERKRVYVALYQCHLPKLDDMGIISFNKSRGVMELRESAEQLKPYLGQHVPGRPWYGYYAAIVALGTVALAGTYVSGSTSTQITQAMLLVVLVAFAACATAHALSVRSI from the coding sequence ATGAGTGAGACTGCGACGACTGACGCATCGTCGACGACACCACCAGTGTCGGTTCCAGAGACAGCTCACCCACTCGGCCAGGACGATCAGGAAACGACCGAAGAATTGACTGTCGACGTCATCTTCGAAGCACTGAAGAACGAACGACGTCGGCGAGTTATCAAGTATCTGGAGGCCCAAGACGGCCGAACAGAACTCAGTGATGTTGCCGAGCGTATCGCTGCTGAAGAAAACGACAAGTCGATCCAGGAGATTACGTACGACGAGCGAAAGCGAGTCTACGTCGCACTCTATCAGTGCCACCTTCCAAAGCTGGACGACATGGGAATCATCTCGTTCAACAAATCGAGGGGGGTGATGGAACTGAGAGAAAGCGCCGAACAACTGAAACCATATCTCGGTCAACACGTGCCTGGTCGACCCTGGTATGGGTACTATGCAGCGATCGTCGCTCTCGGAACCGTTGCCCTCGCAGGCACGTACGTGTCCGGCTCCACGTCGACACAAATCACTCAAGCAATGCTCCTTGTGGTGCTCGTGGCCTTCGCTGCGTGTGCGACCGCTCACGCACTGAGTGTACGGTCGATCTGA
- a CDS encoding DUF7344 domain-containing protein: protein MSDSDQELSRNEIFDLLSNSRRRYVLSYLTNNPDEVTLQDLSRQIAASENDCDVEDVTQKQQKRIYVSLYQTHIPRLSEAGVLSHDDSTGHLTLQRRANEIVPYLERDNTTRRPWHWYYLAVVGASTVAFVVTVLDAGPFATVSDTLVVIGIILAFALLTIAKIYSQRSVVRKPPGPRRQ, encoded by the coding sequence ATGAGTGACTCAGATCAGGAACTTTCACGCAACGAAATCTTCGACCTCCTGAGCAACAGCCGACGTCGATACGTGCTATCGTACCTCACGAACAATCCCGACGAGGTGACATTGCAGGACCTCTCTCGACAGATTGCGGCCTCGGAGAACGACTGTGACGTCGAAGACGTTACCCAGAAACAGCAAAAGCGGATATACGTCTCCCTCTATCAGACTCATATCCCACGCCTGAGTGAGGCAGGGGTACTCTCGCACGACGATTCGACTGGGCATCTCACGCTTCAGCGACGGGCAAACGAAATCGTGCCCTACCTCGAACGTGACAACACGACGCGGCGACCGTGGCACTGGTACTATCTCGCCGTCGTCGGGGCCAGTACCGTCGCATTCGTCGTGACCGTCTTGGACGCCGGCCCATTCGCCACCGTCAGCGACACGCTGGTCGTGATCGGAATCATTCTCGCATTTGCTTTGCTTACCATCGCCAAGATATACAGTCAGCGGTCAGTCGTTCGAAAACCACCTGGCCCACGCCGCCAGTAA